A genomic segment from Alistipes senegalensis JC50 encodes:
- a CDS encoding alpha-L-rhamnosidase C-terminal domain-containing protein, which yields MFPAFLLKAACCCLPLVCACPVRAQIRLEGYRQSEIDPRLFSGRWSAWWISAPGVEDGTYGVCHFRKEFRLPEAPRRFVVHVSADSRYRLYVNGIPVSTGPACGDVLNWNFETVDLAPCLTAGRNVVAAVVWNFADKRPLAQISFGKTAFLLQGDTPREEVVNTDASWSALRNDAYSPNERPVFGYYAAGACERVVVAEYPWGWERPDYDASHWRPAVARIAAAMKGAADYPGWQLVPSPVPPMETDTVRIPCVRQFENVSIPGRFPAERAPVTVPARTEAEMLLDNRVLTTGYPLLHYSGGCGAEISLGYAEALYEDPVRGIKGNRDRTEGKHFVGYEDVIVADGASGRMFSPLWWRTWRYLRIRVRTSDEPLTIDDIRAVTSMYPLRRESEFRAEEDPVLHEILETGWRTARLCAHESYMDCPYYEQLQYFGDARIQAMITMFNTRDDRLVRCALEQGRRSLVPDGITMSRYPSSLHQFIPSFSLWWIVMGHDYWMYRGGEEYLRTLLPAWRSILSWFEQYLRPDLSLRRIPYWFFADWSGTPLGEPRREEEGDSAFQDLLYVYALRAASRMEAAFGSPAAAEKYSGLADAISDTMRPKYWDARKGMFADTFSRSDFSQHVNVLAILCGVVEGEEASALLHRITDDRTVMPCSVFFRYYLQQAMKLTGNGAMLFDGLRIWRDQLALGLTTWVEQPEPSRSDCHAWSASPNIEFYRIILGIDSDAPGFRRVRIEPSLGDLRRVSGAVPHPAGKIGVDYEADGRGGLRARIDLPEGVAGTFVWRGKEYSLKEGRQVMTVR from the coding sequence ATGTTTCCGGCCTTTCTGCTGAAAGCGGCCTGCTGTTGTTTGCCGCTGGTCTGTGCATGTCCCGTTCGGGCCCAGATACGGCTTGAGGGGTACCGGCAGTCGGAGATCGACCCCCGGCTCTTTTCGGGGCGGTGGTCGGCCTGGTGGATCTCGGCACCCGGCGTGGAGGACGGCACCTACGGCGTTTGTCATTTCCGGAAAGAATTCCGGCTGCCCGAGGCACCCCGGAGATTTGTCGTGCACGTTTCGGCCGACAGCCGTTATCGGCTCTACGTCAACGGGATTCCGGTCTCGACGGGGCCTGCCTGCGGCGATGTGCTGAACTGGAACTTCGAAACGGTCGATCTGGCGCCCTGTCTGACCGCCGGGCGGAACGTGGTTGCCGCCGTCGTGTGGAATTTCGCCGACAAACGGCCGCTCGCCCAGATCAGTTTCGGAAAAACGGCGTTCTTGCTGCAAGGCGATACTCCGCGCGAGGAGGTCGTCAACACCGATGCGTCATGGAGCGCCCTGCGCAATGACGCCTATTCGCCGAACGAACGCCCCGTGTTCGGGTATTATGCGGCCGGGGCCTGCGAACGGGTCGTGGTGGCGGAATATCCCTGGGGATGGGAGCGTCCCGACTATGACGCGTCGCATTGGCGTCCGGCGGTCGCGCGGATTGCCGCGGCCATGAAAGGGGCGGCCGATTATCCGGGCTGGCAACTCGTTCCGAGCCCGGTTCCGCCGATGGAAACCGATACGGTCCGCATCCCCTGCGTCCGGCAGTTCGAAAACGTCTCGATTCCCGGGCGATTCCCGGCGGAACGCGCACCCGTTACCGTCCCCGCCCGCACCGAGGCTGAAATGTTGCTGGACAACCGGGTGCTGACAACCGGCTATCCGCTTCTCCATTACAGCGGCGGATGCGGTGCGGAAATTTCGCTGGGTTATGCCGAGGCGTTGTACGAAGACCCGGTGCGCGGGATAAAAGGGAACCGGGACCGGACGGAGGGCAAACATTTCGTCGGTTATGAAGATGTGATCGTAGCCGATGGCGCTTCCGGGCGGATGTTCTCGCCGCTTTGGTGGCGGACGTGGCGCTATCTTCGAATCCGTGTCCGGACCTCGGACGAACCGCTGACGATCGACGACATCCGGGCCGTGACCTCGATGTACCCGCTGCGGCGGGAGAGCGAATTCCGGGCGGAGGAGGACCCCGTACTGCACGAGATCCTCGAAACGGGCTGGCGGACGGCCCGGCTGTGCGCCCACGAGAGTTACATGGACTGCCCCTATTACGAACAGCTGCAATATTTCGGCGATGCGCGCATTCAGGCCATGATCACGATGTTCAATACGCGGGACGACCGGCTGGTTCGCTGTGCGTTGGAGCAGGGACGGCGCTCGCTTGTCCCCGACGGCATCACCATGAGCCGTTATCCCTCTTCGCTGCATCAGTTCATCCCGTCGTTTTCGCTGTGGTGGATTGTCATGGGACACGATTATTGGATGTACCGGGGCGGCGAGGAGTATTTGCGGACGCTGTTGCCTGCCTGGAGGAGCATTCTTTCATGGTTCGAACAATACCTGCGTCCCGATCTCAGCCTGAGGCGCATCCCCTATTGGTTCTTCGCCGATTGGAGCGGAACCCCGCTGGGCGAACCGCGGCGGGAAGAGGAGGGCGATTCTGCATTTCAGGACCTGCTGTATGTCTACGCCTTGCGTGCGGCATCGCGGATGGAAGCGGCATTCGGATCGCCCGCCGCCGCGGAAAAGTATTCCGGACTGGCGGACGCCATTTCGGACACGATGCGCCCGAAATACTGGGACGCCCGTAAAGGGATGTTCGCCGATACGTTCTCCCGGAGCGATTTTTCCCAGCATGTCAACGTGCTGGCGATCCTTTGCGGGGTCGTGGAGGGGGAGGAAGCCTCGGCGCTGCTGCACCGGATAACGGACGACCGGACGGTGATGCCGTGCAGCGTCTTTTTCCGCTATTATCTCCAGCAGGCGATGAAGTTGACCGGGAACGGCGCCATGCTGTTCGACGGACTGCGGATCTGGCGGGACCAGCTCGCATTGGGGCTGACCACCTGGGTCGAACAGCCCGAGCCCTCGCGTTCGGACTGCCATGCGTGGAGCGCCAGTCCGAACATCGAATTTTACCGGATCATTCTGGGTATAGATTCCGATGCCCCGGGATTCCGGCGGGTGAGGATCGAACCCTCTCTGGGCGATTTGAGGCGGGTTTCGGGAGCTGTTCCGCATCCGGCCGGGAAGATCGGCGTCGATTACGAGGCCGATGGCCGCGGCGGTCTCCGGGCCCGGATCGACCTGCCGGAGGGAGTTGCCGGGACATTTG
- a CDS encoding alpha-L-rhamnosidase C-terminal domain-containing protein, with translation MRRSVKIRALFCLFALLPLQNSGASLRECPGARWISTAEEGADCPNSWIAFRRDVELKALPAVAPVCIAADTKYWLWINGECVVFEGGLKRGPTPGSTYYDRVDIAPFLRKGTNRIAVLLWHFGKDGFSHKDSGRAGLLFSATGKRFSLRSDSLWLCRIHPAFGDTGDPRPNFRLAESNIRFDARRDIGPWQTAALSDLEGFRNAREIGCRGDAPWGGLVERPIPQWKDFGVREARFERFSAGKTDSVIVRLPYNMQMTPVITLDDPQGGSPVGISTDHSFAGGTSNIRAEYVTRRGVQQYESLGWMNGQELRLTLPKHVALTRVAYRETGYDTEPQGSFRCDDDFYNRFWQKALRTLYVNMRDNYFDCPDRERAQWWGDVVVLMGESFYAYSISAYALMRKAILELAGWQKPGGELFSPIPAGNYDSELPGQMLAAVGRYGFWNYYMNTGDLETIRRVYPAVKRYLSLWKTDDTGLTAFRKGGWTWGDWGNNRDIRLIFAGWHCLALEGAADMALALGLPEDAADYRALMVRVKEGFLRCWDGNAFRHPEYHGSTDDRVQALAVLSGIADESYYGKLSEIFRTQFHASPYMEKYVMEALFRMGCGRYAMERTARRFADMVDDPGSTTLFEGWGIGEKGYGGGTTNHAWSGGALTVIAGQLCGIRPLEPGYSVFGVEPDPASFRDVSIRVPTVRGIVGEELRIEGARLSLRVIVPEGTTAVVTLPQGAAGPRVDGRSPSAGQLRVAERYRKPARIQLSLTSGDYRIESEFDPAPDGLPVSGS, from the coding sequence TGTGCATTGCGGCCGATACGAAATACTGGCTGTGGATCAACGGCGAGTGCGTCGTTTTCGAAGGGGGACTGAAACGGGGCCCGACGCCCGGCAGTACGTATTACGACCGGGTGGACATCGCCCCTTTCCTGCGCAAGGGGACGAACCGGATCGCGGTATTGCTGTGGCATTTCGGGAAAGACGGCTTCTCCCATAAGGACAGCGGTCGCGCCGGTCTGTTGTTTTCGGCGACGGGAAAGCGTTTTTCCCTGCGAAGCGACTCTCTGTGGCTTTGCCGTATCCATCCGGCTTTCGGGGATACGGGCGATCCCCGTCCGAACTTCCGGCTGGCCGAGTCGAATATCCGTTTCGATGCGCGGAGGGATATCGGGCCGTGGCAGACGGCGGCTCTGTCCGATCTCGAAGGATTCCGGAATGCCCGGGAGATCGGCTGCCGGGGCGACGCTCCCTGGGGCGGACTGGTCGAACGCCCGATTCCGCAATGGAAGGATTTCGGGGTGCGGGAGGCCCGTTTCGAACGGTTTTCCGCCGGAAAGACGGACAGCGTGATCGTACGGCTGCCCTACAACATGCAGATGACCCCGGTGATCACGCTCGACGATCCGCAAGGCGGAAGTCCGGTCGGCATCTCGACCGACCACTCCTTTGCCGGCGGAACGTCCAACATCCGGGCCGAGTATGTCACGCGGCGGGGCGTTCAGCAATATGAATCCCTCGGGTGGATGAACGGGCAGGAATTGCGGCTGACCCTGCCGAAGCATGTGGCGCTGACGCGGGTCGCCTATCGGGAAACCGGCTATGATACCGAGCCGCAGGGCAGCTTCCGCTGCGATGACGATTTCTACAACCGGTTCTGGCAAAAGGCCCTGCGCACGCTCTATGTCAATATGCGCGACAACTATTTCGACTGTCCCGACCGGGAGCGCGCGCAATGGTGGGGCGATGTCGTCGTGCTGATGGGAGAGAGTTTCTACGCTTATTCGATATCGGCGTATGCCCTGATGCGCAAGGCGATCCTGGAGCTGGCGGGGTGGCAGAAGCCCGGAGGAGAGTTGTTCTCTCCGATTCCGGCGGGTAATTACGATTCGGAACTCCCGGGTCAGATGCTGGCGGCCGTGGGTCGTTACGGTTTTTGGAACTATTACATGAATACCGGGGATCTGGAGACGATCCGGAGGGTTTACCCGGCCGTGAAACGCTACCTCTCGCTTTGGAAGACGGACGACACGGGGCTGACGGCTTTCCGGAAAGGGGGCTGGACCTGGGGCGACTGGGGCAATAACCGCGACATCCGGCTGATTTTCGCCGGATGGCATTGCCTGGCCCTGGAGGGGGCTGCCGATATGGCGCTTGCGCTGGGCCTGCCGGAAGATGCCGCGGATTACCGTGCGCTCATGGTTCGGGTGAAGGAGGGTTTCCTCCGCTGCTGGGACGGGAATGCCTTCCGGCATCCCGAGTATCACGGCTCCACGGACGACCGGGTTCAGGCTCTTGCCGTGCTGTCCGGCATTGCGGATGAGTCTTATTACGGAAAACTGTCCGAAATTTTCCGGACGCAGTTCCATGCCAGCCCCTATATGGAGAAATATGTCATGGAGGCGCTGTTTCGGATGGGATGCGGACGTTATGCGATGGAGCGTACCGCGCGGCGTTTTGCCGATATGGTCGATGATCCCGGCAGCACGACGCTTTTCGAAGGATGGGGCATCGGCGAAAAGGGCTACGGAGGCGGTACGACGAACCATGCCTGGAGCGGCGGGGCGCTGACCGTCATCGCCGGACAGCTTTGCGGCATCCGGCCGTTGGAACCGGGCTATTCCGTATTCGGCGTGGAACCGGACCCGGCTTCCTTTCGGGATGTTTCGATCCGGGTGCCGACCGTCAGGGGCATTGTCGGAGAGGAGCTTCGGATCGAAGGGGCGCGGCTCTCGCTGCGTGTGATCGTTCCGGAGGGCACGACGGCCGTCGTCACGCTGCCGCAGGGAGCTGCCGGGCCGCGAGTGGACGGACGATCTCCGTCGGCCGGTCAGCTGCGCGTCGCGGAGAGATACCGGAAACCGGCACGTATCCAGCTGAGCCTGACTTCCGGGGATTATCGAATCGAATCGGAGTTCGATCCGGCGCCGGATGGTCTGCCGGTGTCCGGATCTTGA